ATGGTGAACCCCGCCTTCTTCAAAGTCGCAACAGCTTCTTCGTATTTGATGTTGTGATGCAATTCCATGAGCATCCATCGCACTGCAGCAGCCCAGGTTTCAATTGTTTGCAATAGGAACGATTCAGCCCCCTCTATATCCACTTTCAGGATGTCCACCTGTTGAAGTGAGAGTTTTTTCAACAAGCTGGCCAGGGAATATGTCTGCACAGATACCAACCTGGAGGCCACCGCCGGTATATCGTCAAAAACCTGCAAATGGTTGCAGGTATGGGAATCGTTGGCCTGATACTGCATGACGCCATCACTTGCCGCCACCGCTGCGTGAGTTACCCGAGCATTGACCTGATTTTTCTCGAACAGTTTCTGACATCGCTCGGCATTGGCTGCAACCATCTCCACAGCTTCAATCCGTGCATCCGGGTACTGCATGCTCCAGAACAGGCTGCTCATACCGATATTGGCACCGAGATCGACGATGGTCTTTGCCTCGCTGGGCAGGGGATATTTCAACCAGGAATTATCATTGGAAAAGAAGTTCAGTGAAATCCGTGCATCTTCGGGAGTTTGCCAGTCTAGAAAATACTCTCGCGAATTCCCCGGCGGTTTCAGACTGACCACAACCGATTGAGTGCTGGAACGGAGATGAAATCGTCCCGTGTAGTACCACCACAATGCCTTCGATCGAGAAGTTATCCATGAGTTATTCAGCGTTTTTACAAAAGCAAACATGCAGTATTCCCTGCAGAGAAGCTGGTCTCTCAACCGCTTCTTAAATCAACAAGTAAATGAGGAAAGCTATTATGCACAACCTGTCTATCGGTTCTCAATAATAATCTTCCAGCTACTACGCATCTCCATAAGTATGAAGTGTAGCTTGTCTATTCGAGTATATTCCGATGCCTCCCACCCTTGCTGACATCCAGACTGCACATCAGCGCATCAAGACTCACATTCACCTCACACCAGTCATGTCGAGCAACATGCTCAACGAGATGGTGCGGGCGAAGCTCTATTTCAAATGCGAGAACTTCCAGAAGGTCGGTGCGTTCAAGGCACGCGGGGCCTGCAACGCGGTGTTTTCGCTCACTGA
This genomic stretch from Planctomycetia bacterium harbors:
- a CDS encoding FkbM family methyltransferase, whose amino-acid sequence is MFAFVKTLNNSWITSRSKALWWYYTGRFHLRSSTQSVVVSLKPPGNSREYFLDWQTPEDARISLNFFSNDNSWLKYPLPSEAKTIVDLGANIGMSSLFWSMQYPDARIEAVEMVAANAERCQKLFEKNQVNARVTHAAVAASDGVMQYQANDSHTCNHLQVFDDIPAVASRLVSVQTYSLASLLKKLSLQQVDILKVDIEGAESFLLQTIETWAAAVRWMLMELHHNIKYEEAVATLKKAGFTIVSEDHRNRTELFCQGPAR